The genome window CCGGGCACGGCGGGCGTGCCGTCCCACAGCCGGATGCGGCCGCACTGCGGCGTCAGCAGGCCCGCAGCCAGCTTGAGCAGCGTCGTCTTGCCGCAACCGCTGCGGCCAACCAGGCAATGAAAGCCACCTGCGTCCAGCCGCCAGTCTATGCCGTCGACAATGGGCGTCCGGCCGGGGTAGGTGTAGACCACCTGTTCGATGTTCAGAAAAGGCACGGCCTGTCCGGCGCTCATGGTTCGTAGGGTGCGAACGGGTCGGCGGCGGCTTCGGCAGACTGCTCGATTTCGGTCATGCGGACCAGATCCAGCAGATTGAAGCGGCCATCGTGATGCCAGCCCGCTTCCGGCGTGCTCATGGAGCCAATGGCGCTGATGCGGGTCACGCCCGCCGCGCCTAGTTGCTCGGCCAGGCGGTACAGCTCTTCCGGCGTGGCGGCCACGCCGGCGGTTTGCAGAAATTCGCTGCGGCGCGCAACCAGGGGCACCATTTGGTCCAGCGTGTCGACGCCGGCCACCACGATGTTGCGTTGCAAGGCTGTTGGCGCCAGGGATTCTGCGGTATCGGTATAGGCGACGCACCACGGTGCGGCGGGGTCGCCGATCAGGGCGTCGGCGCCATCGGCCGGCAGCTTCCATTCGATCGACTGCCGCCACTTTGCCGTCGCGGCCGATTCCTCTAAATCCAGCGCGCGCCGGGGAAAGCGCCGCTGCAAATTCGCCAGTTCGGCCGCCAGATAGCCAGCGAAATCGCGCGGTGAAACGGGGCCGCCGCGTTGCACGTAAAAGACGTGCGGCGAATAGCAGCCCTGTTGGTCATAACGCATCACATCCCACGCGGCGCGGCGCGCCAGTGCGGGTGCTTTCTGGGCGTCGAGCGCCATCGCGCTTACGACGCCGAACCCCAGCTTATGGCCGTGGGCAAGCAAACGGGTTGTGACCGGCAGGCGGCGCTGAATGGCTTCAAGTGAATCGTTGCCGCCATAGGCCACCACCGTGTCGGCTTGCTCGTACAGCGCCGCTGCATCGCCGTCGCCCGCGCCGCGCCACCACACCACGGCCAGGCAATCGGCCAGCGGCGGATGAACTTCTACCAACAGCCGCGCGAACCAGCCGGCGAATAGCGGTTCGGCGCTGGGCAGTTTGCCGATATTGCCAGCCTTGACCAGCAGCCCGCAGATCAAGCTCCACAGCGCCAGTGCAGGCACGTTTCCGGCCCAGCTGTGTACCAGCAGTTGGGGGCCAAAGGCGCGCACGGCGCCACCCTTCACGGCAGGCTGAAAGCCGTCCAGTACTTTGGGATTGGCGAAATCCTCGGCTACAAAGCGGTGCAGCTGCGGCGCGCGAAACGTCTTGAAGAAACCCGTCAGCCCCAAACGCACCATCTCGGCGTCGTACCCGCTGACAATGGGCAGCAGCGCGTCGGCCTGCCGCCGGTACGGGTCGTTCGGATCGAGCAGGCGGCTTATGGCGCGGTCGATGACGTCGATGATTTCCGACACGGCCATCGTTTTCAGGTGCTGCGCGCTGGCCTGTTTGACGCGTTCGGCAAGCGCCTGCATCTGCGGCGCGGTCAACACCGGCACCGCGACGTCAACGCGCTGGCCATCCTGCTCGAACGGCAGGACCTGCCATTGGACGTCGGCCGTGGCCAGTCCCGGCAAATATCCCGCTTCGACCCGGATCACGTTCATGGCGTGGCCGACCGGATGAATTCTTCCACCGCCAGCGAGCAGCCCTTGGCCTGCGCGCCCTCTGCGCGGCCCAGCAGCAGGAAACCGCCTTCGGCCGGCTGCCCCACGTCTTCGGTCAGGATGGTGTTGACGGAGTTGAAGTTGCCCAGGTCGCAGTGAGCCAAAATACCGCGCTCGCCCGCTGGCACCGTGCGGCCGGTCTCCGGGTCGACCAGGCGCGAGCGAATCCAATGCGGCCCCGATTTAACCGACGGAACGACAGCGTTGCCATCGTCGTAGAACTGCGTGCTGAGTTCGGTCATGCCGTACATATTGATGCAGAGCGTGCGCGGCACGCCCAGCAGATCCGAGAGTTCCGCGTAGAAGGTGTCCAGCGGCAGTTCGCGCGACTGGCCCTTGTAGCCGCCGGTATCCAGAATGCGGCTGCCCGGCGGCAGGCGAAACGACCGGCCCTCTTTGCGCAAGGCATCGATGACGTGCACGAAGCTGAAGCTGGCGCCCAGCAACGCATAGGGCTCGCCCCGGCGTTCGGCGTCTTCCAGCTGACGCCACAACCCTTCCAGATCGATCCCTTCAGGCGACATGAAGTAAAGGCTGCCTTCGCTGCCAAAGGCAGATTTCGCCAGCGCCAGATAATGGGCCAGCGACGAATTCGGCATCGCCACTTCGTCTGGGAACAAAATACCCATAGGCAGTCGCGGCGTGCCCTGCATGACGCGCGCCGCAAAATTGCGGGTCATGGACTGGTCGTAGACGGCCAGATGCGGATGGAAGTGGCGTCCGCGCATATCGGCGCGCGTCGTGCCGCTGGTCATGAACACGCGCTCGTCAGCCCGGGGCGGCTCGCAGCGCAACTCCATCGCCTTGAAGGCGTCGATAGGCACGGCGGGAATGTCGCTCCACGTCTTCACATTGCGCACTGTGGCGCCACGGCGCTGGCAGAAGCTGCGGTAAGGGGCGCTGGCCCCATATTGATAAGCGAAAAGCCGCAGGGCAAGTTGATCGAACTGCTCGTCGGTGCAGCCGTCCTGGGCAATGAATTCGAGTAGGTCCGCGACCAGCGGTGCGACGTTATTCATGGGCGTTCGTTGATTCCTGTGCAGGGAAGCTCCGAAGCCCGCCCGCATCAGCGGCGCAAAGGCGCGGCTGGCTGGGCGAATGCTCTTCTTACGCCGGCATGAACCGGGTCAAGTTCGCGGGTCTGAATCTCAGCACTGGCGTGCACCCCGGAGCAATGGGAATGTTAACCCGCATTGGGTGGTGCAAAGGTTGCTGGAACTCTTTTTGCCGCAAGGCTGATATTTTGATGTGGTGACTGGTTCTTGAGATGTGCGAAATTTCTATAAACACTCAAATTAGAGCGCTTATGGCTCATAAACATTCTAATTTGAGCGATAACTTTTTCTGATTCAGGAAAATGGCTAGAATGATTCGGATTAGAGTGCTAGAACGGCAGAAGCGCTCCTATATGGATGCTTATATGAATTCCTCCGCAAATTTGCCAGTCAGCAGGGCTATCAAATCCCTCGGGAAAAGTATTGAGCTTGCCCGCAGGCGCCGCGGGCTATCGCAGGCAGATCTGGCATCGAGAATGGGAGTGTCAGTCAGCACCGTGCGGCGCATGGAGGACGGGCATCCCGGCATGGCACTTCAATACCTGGCCAGCGCGTTGCAGGTGTTTGGTGAACTCGAAAAGCTGCGGTTGCTTCTGGACACACCAGAAGATTCCGTCGGACTCAGCTTGATGGACGCTGAACTGCCGTCACGCATCTACAGCAATCGCCGCAAGACACCAAAGGCATTTTGAGGACTACGAGGACATGGTTGCGTTTGCAAGTGCCCCTGCACAAAACACCAAAACCGAGCTTGACGTATGCCTGGGCAAAGTCGGTATGCCTGTGGGGAAACTCGTTTTTGTGCGTAATGGGCCCCGCATGTTCAGCCAGTTTGCCTATTTCCAAAGCTGGCTGGAAGACAAGGAGACGTTCAGCGTATCTCCTGACCTGGTGTCAACGCCGGTGTATCAAACGCGCAAGCCCCCCGCCCGGGAAGACTCTCGGTTTTTTCTTGCGATGGGGGACACGGAACCCGATGCTTGGGGTAGGCGGGTCATTTCGAGGGCCCATGCCAAGCGACGCCAGGACGACCGCTCCCTTGGCGCGTTGACCGAACTCGATTACCTGTGTGCTGTTGACGACTTCAGCAGGATTGGGGCATTGCGTTTGCGGGACAGCCGCGGAACCTTCTTGCAATCTGTGCAAGCCGGCAAGCGCGCGACGCCTCCTATGCTTGAGCTTGAAAAGATGCTGGTGTCGTCACAAGCGGTGGAACGAGGCACGGAAACCGCCGAAGACTTGCGCTATCTCCAGGGCAAAGGCACATCTCTTGGGGGTATGCGTCCTAAATGCAGCATTTTGGATGAGCACGGGTTTCTCGCACTGGGGAAGTTTCCGAGCATTCAGGACGAGCGAAACGTCACTCGCGCTGAGGTGCTGGCGCTCAAGCTGGCAACACTGGCGGGTATCAATGCCGCAGACGCCCATATATCGGTGGTGC of Achromobacter seleniivolatilans contains these proteins:
- a CDS encoding type II toxin-antitoxin system HipA family toxin, whose translation is MVAFASAPAQNTKTELDVCLGKVGMPVGKLVFVRNGPRMFSQFAYFQSWLEDKETFSVSPDLVSTPVYQTRKPPAREDSRFFLAMGDTEPDAWGRRVISRAHAKRRQDDRSLGALTELDYLCAVDDFSRIGALRLRDSRGTFLQSVQAGKRATPPMLELEKMLVSSQAVERGTETAEDLRYLQGKGTSLGGMRPKCSILDEHGFLALGKFPSIQDERNVTRAEVLALKLATLAGINAADAHISVVQNIPVAVIRRFDRAAQDSRIPYMSGASLIQASRMNEHAYTEVLDQMKGACANYVDDARQLWRRLVFNHLITNVDDHLQNIGFLYMGNKQWQLSPAFDINPMPEKDRESKTWLSEDTGPITSMAQLMSQSSRFSLNNDQALAIVQQVVAAVLQWRKVGQSADVGMTSQELSEFDLAFEHSDLDDAKKLAAR
- a CDS encoding helix-turn-helix domain-containing protein, whose protein sequence is MNSSANLPVSRAIKSLGKSIELARRRRGLSQADLASRMGVSVSTVRRMEDGHPGMALQYLASALQVFGELEKLRLLLDTPEDSVGLSLMDAELPSRIYSNRRKTPKAF
- a CDS encoding LuxE/PaaK family acyltransferase, with product MNNVAPLVADLLEFIAQDGCTDEQFDQLALRLFAYQYGASAPYRSFCQRRGATVRNVKTWSDIPAVPIDAFKAMELRCEPPRADERVFMTSGTTRADMRGRHFHPHLAVYDQSMTRNFAARVMQGTPRLPMGILFPDEVAMPNSSLAHYLALAKSAFGSEGSLYFMSPEGIDLEGLWRQLEDAERRGEPYALLGASFSFVHVIDALRKEGRSFRLPPGSRILDTGGYKGQSRELPLDTFYAELSDLLGVPRTLCINMYGMTELSTQFYDDGNAVVPSVKSGPHWIRSRLVDPETGRTVPAGERGILAHCDLGNFNSVNTILTEDVGQPAEGGFLLLGRAEGAQAKGCSLAVEEFIRSATP
- a CDS encoding acyl-CoA reductase; amino-acid sequence: MNVIRVEAGYLPGLATADVQWQVLPFEQDGQRVDVAVPVLTAPQMQALAERVKQASAQHLKTMAVSEIIDVIDRAISRLLDPNDPYRRQADALLPIVSGYDAEMVRLGLTGFFKTFRAPQLHRFVAEDFANPKVLDGFQPAVKGGAVRAFGPQLLVHSWAGNVPALALWSLICGLLVKAGNIGKLPSAEPLFAGWFARLLVEVHPPLADCLAVVWWRGAGDGDAAALYEQADTVVAYGGNDSLEAIQRRLPVTTRLLAHGHKLGFGVVSAMALDAQKAPALARRAAWDVMRYDQQGCYSPHVFYVQRGGPVSPRDFAGYLAAELANLQRRFPRRALDLEESAATAKWRQSIEWKLPADGADALIGDPAAPWCVAYTDTAESLAPTALQRNIVVAGVDTLDQMVPLVARRSEFLQTAGVAATPEELYRLAEQLGAAGVTRISAIGSMSTPEAGWHHDGRFNLLDLVRMTEIEQSAEAAADPFAPYEP